The following proteins come from a genomic window of Sorghum bicolor cultivar BTx623 chromosome 3, Sorghum_bicolor_NCBIv3, whole genome shotgun sequence:
- the LOC8078711 gene encoding uncharacterized protein LOC8078711 gives MEVDGAPDLTDFMNDWFFGTVGARHSGGGGYDLTGESSKRPASPAGSKKQGKSSGGSSSSASKQTQDWLEEARRMVGTGSPGRKGVGSPSRQLPRFAGGSGTEPSPTLDRRDPMSRSARRTDLPPACVRACRHWQPGGIGDEILQRASISSSPPRSDPFASSAPPSPSPSLPPNPRRKSRFRDGPTPDSPLGRTTSTSTSPTSAAHSRHRRHASASSAPAFAADGSGDGVARLNSFLRRQRAVVADLAAGDRPASRPTKLVLSDASKSVSSIVASICYAWMLSSKGDGQAAVPVVNMRRSRMARCRQAAWLLYHVGVDASALLFVDEVDMDGLIMDQRVSLLVVGQDVLKSEAEVGSVCTTLTHTYCEDAYSLLQNLDIKKLLLAGILLDTSNLSKKCSNKDSDAVQLLLFGTSEHMRHELFQQLMLDHNDHSFVEYLKNTYRYSTTDDKEDSPPEQKHSISASGSSQDAKKSNSTNQRTARGSGGKASDEASRGKNKFFLAKWFGFGSK, from the exons ATGGAGGTCGACGGGGCGCCGGACCTGACCGACTTCATGAACGACTGGTTCTTCGGCACTGTCGGTGCGCGgcacagcggcggcggcggctacgaCCTGACTGGCGAGAGCAGCAAGAGGCCAGCATCGCCAGCGGGCAGCAAGAAGCAGGGGAAGagcagcggcggcagcagcagcagcgcgagCAAGCAAACGCAGGATTGGCTGGAGGAGGCGAGGAGGATGGTCGGGACCGGATCGCCGGGGCGGAAGGGCGTCGGGTCGCCGTCCAGGCAGCTGCCCAGGTTCGCCGGCGGATCTGGGACGGAGCCCTCGCCGACGCTCGACCGCCGGGACCCGATGTCGCGGTCCGCCAGAAG AACCGATCTTCCTCCGGCGTGCGTGCGTGCTTGCAGGCACTGGCAACCAGGCGGTATCGGCGACGAGATCCTACAGCgcgcgtccatcagctcgtcccCTCCGCGCTCCGATCCCTTCGCCTCCTCCGCGCCCCCCTCCCCGTCACCGTCCCTACCCCCAAACCCTCGCCGCAAGTCCCGCTTCCGCGACGGCCCTACCCCGGATTCCCCCCTCGGTCGCACCACGTCCACCTCCACCTCGCCCACCTCCGCCGCGCACTCTCGCCACCGCCGCCACGCCTCCGCGTCCTCCGCCCCCGCTTTCGCCGCCGATGGATCCGGAGACGGTGTCGCCCGCCTCAACTCCTTCCTCCGCCGCCAGCGCGCTGTGGTCGCCGACCTAGCGGCAGGGGACCGTCCCGCGTCGAGGCCCACCAAACTCGTGCTCTCCGACGCCTCCAAAA GTGTGAGCTCGATTGTGGCGTCGATATGCTACGCGTGGATGCTGTCAAGCAAGGGGGATGGCCAGGCAGCAGTGCCGGTGGTGAACATGCGCCGGAGCAGGATGGCTAGGTGCAGGCAGGCGGCTTGGCTCCTGTATCACGTTGGGGTCGACGCCTCGGCGCTGCTCTTCGTCGATGAG GTTGACATGGATGGGCTAATAATGGACCAGCGAGTTAGCTTACTTGTGGTGGGGCAAGATGTTTTGAAATCAGAAGCTGAG GTGGGCTCAGTGTGCACAACCCTGACCCATACCTATTGTGAGGATGCTTATAGCCTGCTTCAGAACTTGGACATAAAGAAACTTCTG CTCGCAGGTATCCTGTTAGATACGAGCAACCTTTCCAAGAAGTGCTCAAATAAAGATTCAGATGCAGTGCAGTTGCTTTTGTTTGGTACCTCTGAGCATATGAGGCATGAATTGTTTCAGCAAT TGATGCTTGATCACAATGATCACTCCTTTGTCGAGTACCTGAAGAACACCTATAGATATTCAACCACAGATG ATAAAGAGGACAGTCCTCCAGAGCAAAAACATTCAATCTCAGCATCAGGGTCATCGCAAGATGCTAAAAAATCAAATTCAA CTAACCAAAGGACAGCACGTGGAAGTGGTGGAAAGGCTTCAGATGAAGCTTCTCGTGGGAAAAATAAGTTCTTCTTGGCGAAATGGTTTGGTTTTGGTTCAAAATAG
- the LOC8056148 gene encoding uncharacterized protein LOC8056148 has product MRRLLAHLHPHAQSLLAPLPSKPSIATKLPFLLPRRLLSDAGSPPAPSLPSPSPPATDVTNTELKKRLETYYGVDEEAELPSVAEAVLERNLTGAHSETDDDLIEELRRKPLPEVGDQDFESDFEEMHDTDEELSDLYNAREHVEKKIKNNELFNMDDTKWDAWMKEATDKGCFPNMKVCEGILEDMLYWDKLLPDEIKQKVEAKFNELGDMCERGEMEPEKAYELFKEFEDKMVAECTELIEAETPTDADELTESGSKKVELDDLPGEGPVLRWESRIVFAPSGDAYHPKNRKVKLSVTVKELGLSRHAFRRLRDVVGKRYNSGKDELTIISERFEHREENRKDCLRTLYTLIIDAIKADKLVEDARNAYVKGRLKANPQFMERLKRKTEKLMAAA; this is encoded by the exons ATGAGGCGGCTGCTCGCCCACCTACACCCCCATGCCCAGAGCCTCCTCGCTCCGCTGCCTAGCAAACCCTCCATCGCCACCAAGCTCCCCTTCCTCCTTCCCCGCCGCCTCCTTTCCGATGCCGGCTCGCCTCCTGCCCCCTCGCTTCCGTCTCCTTCCCCGCCCGCTACCGACGTCACGAACACAG AGCTGAAGAAGAGGTTGGAGACTTACTATGGGGTGGATGAAGAGGCAGAGTTACCATCTGTCGCTGAGGCTGTCCTTGAGCGGAATCTCACGGGTGCCCATAGTGAGACTGATGATGACCTTATTGAGGAGCTGCGTAGAAAGCCACTTCCTGAAGTCGGTGACCAAGACTTTGAGTCTGATTTTGAGGAGATGCACGATACCGACGAGGAGCTGAGTGACCTCTACAATGCGAGGGAGCATGTTGAGAAGAAGATCAAGAACAATGAGTTGTTTAACATGGATGATACCAAGTGGGATGCCTGGATGAAGGAGGCCACAGACAAGGGCTGCTTCCCTAACATGAAGGTGTGCGAGGGAATCCTCGAGGACATGCTCTACTGGGACAAGTTACTACCTG aTGAGATCAAACAAAAGGTGGAGGCCAAATTTAATGAGTTGGGAGACATGTGTGAGAGGGGAGAGATGGAACCTGAGAAGGCGTATGAGTTGTTCAAAGAATTTGAGGACAAGATGGTTGCCGAGTGCACTGAACTAATCGAAGCAGAGACGCCAACTGATGCTGATGAACTGACTGAATCAGGAAGTAAGAAAgttgagttagatgatctaccTGGCGAGGGACCTGTTCTAAGGTGGGAATCACGGATTGTGTTTGCTCCTAGTGGCGATGCATATCATCCCAAAAACAGAAAAGTCAAACTCAGTGTAACTGTGAAGGAACTGGGACTTTCACGACATGCTTTCCGTCGGTTGCGTGATGTTGTTGGAAAGAGGTATAATTCTGGGAAAGATGAGCTCACAATAATCAGTGAAAG GTTTGAACATCGGGAAGAGAACAGAAAAGACTGCTTGAGGACACTGTATACTCTAATAATAGATGCAATAAAAGCTGACAAACTTGTTGAGGATGCCAGGAATGCTTATGTTAAAGGAAGACTTAAGGCTAATCCTCAATTTATGGAACGATTGAAGAGGAAGACAGAGAAATTGATGGCAGCTGCATAA